In the Diceros bicornis minor isolate mBicDic1 chromosome 22, mDicBic1.mat.cur, whole genome shotgun sequence genome, one interval contains:
- the VLDLR gene encoding very low-density lipoprotein receptor isoform X3: MGTSARWTLWLLLALCWASREIGATGAGRKAKCEPSQFQCTNGRCITLLWKCDGDEDCADGSDEKNCVKKTCAESDFVCNNGQCVPNRWQCDGDPDCEDGSDESPEQCHMRTCRINEISCGARSTQCIPVSWRCDGENDCDSGEDEENCGNITCSPDEFTCFSGRCISRNFVCNGQDDCNDGSDELDCAPPTCGAHEFQCSTSSCIPNSWVCDDDADCSDQSDESLEQCGRQPVIHAKCPASEIQCGSGECIHKKWRCDGDPDCKDGSDEVNCPSRTCRPDQFECEDGSCIHGSRQCNGIRDCVDGSDEVNCKNVNQCLGPGKFKCRSGECIDISKVCNQEQDCRDWSDEPLKECNVNECLVNNGGCSHICKDLVIGYECDCAAGFELIDRKTCGDIDECQNPGICSQICINLKGGYKCECSRGYQMDLATGVCKAVGKEPSLIFTNRRDIRKIGLERKEYIQLVEQLRNTVALDADIAAQKLFWADLSQKAIFSASIDDKVGRHVKMIDNVYNPAAIAVDWVYKTIYWTDAASKTISVATLDGTKRKFLFNSDLREPASIAVDPLSGFVYWSDWGEPAKIEKAGMNGFDRRPLVTVDIQWPNGITLDLIKSRLYWLDSKLHMLSSVDLNGQDRRIVLKSLEFLAHPLALTIFEDRVYWIDGENEAVYGANKFTGSELATLVNNLNDAQDIIVYHELVQPAGKNWCEEDMENGGCEYLCLPAPQINDHSPKYTCSCPNGYNLEENGRQCQRTATTVTYSETKDTSTTEIATTSGLVPGGINVTTAVSEVSIPPKGTSAAWAILPLSLLAMAAVGGYLMWRNWQHKNMKSMNFDNPVYLKTTEEDLSIDIGRHSASVGHTYPAISVVSTDDDLA, from the exons TGAAGAAGACATGTGCTGAGTCTGACTTCGTGTGTAACAATGGCCAGTGTGTTCCCAACCGATGGCAGTGTGATGGGGATCCTGACTGTGAAGATGGTTCTGATGAAAGCCCAGAACAGTGCC ATATGAGAACATGCCGCATAAATGAAATCAGCTGTGGCGCCCGTTCTACTCAGTGTATCCCAGTGTCCTGGAGATGTGATGGTGAAAATGATTGTGACAGTGGAGAAGATGAAGAAAACTGTG GCAACATAACGTGTAGCCCTGATGAGTTCACTTGCTTCAGTGGCCGCTGCATCTCCAGGAATTTTGTGTGCAATGGTCAGGATGACTGTAACGATGGCAGCGATGAGCTGGACTGTGCCCCACCGACCTGTGGCGCCCACGAGTTCCAGTGCAGCACGTCCTCCTGCATCCCCAACAGCTGGGTGTGTGACGATGATGCAGACTGCTCAGACCAGTCGGATGAGTCCCTTGAGCAGTGTGGCCGCCAGCCAGTGATACACGCCAAGTGCCCGGCCAGCGAGATCCAGTGTGGCTCTGGCGAGTGCATCCACAAGAAGTGGCGATGTGACGGGGATCCTGACTGCAAAGACGGCAGCGATGAGGTCAACTGTC CTTCTCGAACCTGCAGACCTGACCAATTTGAGTGTGAGGATGGTAGCTGCATCCACGGCAGCAGGCAGTGTAACGGGATCCGAGACTGTGTTGATGGTTCTGATGAAGTCAACTGCAAAAATG TCAATCAGTGTCTGGGCCCTGGAAAATTCAAGTGCAGAAGCGGGGAATGCATAGATATCAGTAAAGTTTGTAACCAGGAGCAGGACTGCAGGGACTGGAGTGACGAGCCCCTGAAAGAATGCA ATGTGAATGAATGCTTGGTTAATAATGGTGGATGTTCCCATATCTGCAAAGACCTAGTTATAGGCTACGAATGTGACTGTGCAGCTGGGTTTGAACTGATAGACAGAAAAACCTGTGGAG ATATTGACGAATGCCAAAATCCGGGAATCTGCAGTCAAATTTGTATCAACTTAAAAGGCGGTTACAAGTGTGAATGTAGTCGTGGCTATCAAATGGATCTTGCCACTGGCGTGTGCAAGGCAGTAG GGAAAGAACCAAGTCTGATCTTCACGAATCGAAGAGACATCAGGAAGATTGGCTTAGAGCGGAAAGAATATATCCAACTGGTGGAACAGCTAAGAAACACCGTGGCTCTTGATGCTGACATTGCTGCTCAGAAACTGTTCTGGGCTGACCTAAGCCAAAAGGCCATCTTCAG TGCCTCAATTGATGACAAGGTTGGTAGACATGTTAAAATGATCGACAATGTCTATAATCCTGCAGCCATTGCTGTTGATTGGGTGTACAAGACCATCTACTGGACTGATGCGGCTTCTAAGACTATTTCAGTAGCTACCCTAGACGGAACCAAGAGGAAGTTCCTGTTTAACTCGGACTTGCGAGAGCCTGCCTCCATAGCTGTGGACCCGTTGTCTGG CTTTGTTTACTGGTCAGACTGGGGTGAACCAGCTAAAATAGAGAAAGCAGGaatgaatggatttgatagacGGCCGCTGGTGACAGTGGACATCCAGTGGCCTAACGGAATTACACTTG ACCTTATAAAGAGCCGCCTCTATTGGCTTGACTCCAAGTTGCACATGTTATCCAGTGTAGACTTGAACGGCCAAGATCGTAGGATAGTGCTGAAGTCTCTGGAGTTCCTAGCTCATCCTCTCGCACTAACAATATTTGAG GATCGTGTCTACTGGATAGATGGGGAAAATGAAGCAGTCTATGGTGCCAATAAATTCACTGGATCGGAGCTGGCCACTCTAGTTAACAACCTTAACGATGCCCAAGACATCATTGTCTATCATGAACTCGTACAGCCAGCAG GTAAAAATTGGTGTGAAGAAGACATGGAGAATGGAGGATGTGAATACCTATGCTTGCCAGCACCACAGATTAATGATCACTCTCCAAAATATACCTGTTCCTGTCCCAATGGGTACAACCTGGAGGAAAATGGCCGGCAGTGCCAAC GTACTGCAACTACTGTGACTTACAGTGAGACAAAAGATACCAGCACAACAGAAATTGCAACAACTAGTGGACTAGTTCCTGGAG GGATCAACGTGACCACAGCAGTATCGGAGGTCAGCATTCCCCCAAAAGGGACTTCTGCTGCCTGGGCCATCCTTCCCCTCT CGCTCTTAGCAATGGCAGCAGTAGGTGGCTACTTGATGTGGCGGAATTGGCAACACAAGAACATGAAAAGCATGAACTTTGACAATCCTGTGTACTTGAAGACCACTGAAGAGGACCTGTCAATAGACATTGGTAGACACAGTGCTTCTGTTGGACACACATACCCAGCA ATATCAGTTGTAAGCACAGACGATGATCTAGCTTGA
- the VLDLR gene encoding very low-density lipoprotein receptor isoform X1 has translation MGTSARWTLWLLLALCWASREIGATGAGRKAKCEPSQFQCTNGRCITLLWKCDGDEDCADGSDEKNCVKKTCAESDFVCNNGQCVPNRWQCDGDPDCEDGSDESPEQCHMRTCRINEISCGARSTQCIPVSWRCDGENDCDSGEDEENCGNITCSPDEFTCFSGRCISRNFVCNGQDDCNDGSDELDCAPPTCGAHEFQCSTSSCIPNSWVCDDDADCSDQSDESLEQCGRQPVIHAKCPASEIQCGSGECIHKKWRCDGDPDCKDGSDEVNCPSRTCRPDQFECEDGSCIHGSRQCNGIRDCVDGSDEVNCKNVNQCLGPGKFKCRSGECIDISKVCNQEQDCRDWSDEPLKECNVNECLVNNGGCSHICKDLVIGYECDCAAGFELIDRKTCGDIDECQNPGICSQICINLKGGYKCECSRGYQMDLATGVCKAVGKEPSLIFTNRRDIRKIGLERKEYIQLVEQLRNTVALDADIAAQKLFWADLSQKAIFSASIDDKVGRHVKMIDNVYNPAAIAVDWVYKTIYWTDAASKTISVATLDGTKRKFLFNSDLREPASIAVDPLSGFVYWSDWGEPAKIEKAGMNGFDRRPLVTVDIQWPNGITLDLIKSRLYWLDSKLHMLSSVDLNGQDRRIVLKSLEFLAHPLALTIFEDRVYWIDGENEAVYGANKFTGSELATLVNNLNDAQDIIVYHELVQPAGKNWCEEDMENGGCEYLCLPAPQINDHSPKYTCSCPNGYNLEENGRQCQRINVTTAVSEVSIPPKGTSAAWAILPLSLLAMAAVGGYLMWRNWQHKNMKSMNFDNPVYLKTTEEDLSIDIGRHSASVGHTYPAISVVSTDDDLA, from the exons TGAAGAAGACATGTGCTGAGTCTGACTTCGTGTGTAACAATGGCCAGTGTGTTCCCAACCGATGGCAGTGTGATGGGGATCCTGACTGTGAAGATGGTTCTGATGAAAGCCCAGAACAGTGCC ATATGAGAACATGCCGCATAAATGAAATCAGCTGTGGCGCCCGTTCTACTCAGTGTATCCCAGTGTCCTGGAGATGTGATGGTGAAAATGATTGTGACAGTGGAGAAGATGAAGAAAACTGTG GCAACATAACGTGTAGCCCTGATGAGTTCACTTGCTTCAGTGGCCGCTGCATCTCCAGGAATTTTGTGTGCAATGGTCAGGATGACTGTAACGATGGCAGCGATGAGCTGGACTGTGCCCCACCGACCTGTGGCGCCCACGAGTTCCAGTGCAGCACGTCCTCCTGCATCCCCAACAGCTGGGTGTGTGACGATGATGCAGACTGCTCAGACCAGTCGGATGAGTCCCTTGAGCAGTGTGGCCGCCAGCCAGTGATACACGCCAAGTGCCCGGCCAGCGAGATCCAGTGTGGCTCTGGCGAGTGCATCCACAAGAAGTGGCGATGTGACGGGGATCCTGACTGCAAAGACGGCAGCGATGAGGTCAACTGTC CTTCTCGAACCTGCAGACCTGACCAATTTGAGTGTGAGGATGGTAGCTGCATCCACGGCAGCAGGCAGTGTAACGGGATCCGAGACTGTGTTGATGGTTCTGATGAAGTCAACTGCAAAAATG TCAATCAGTGTCTGGGCCCTGGAAAATTCAAGTGCAGAAGCGGGGAATGCATAGATATCAGTAAAGTTTGTAACCAGGAGCAGGACTGCAGGGACTGGAGTGACGAGCCCCTGAAAGAATGCA ATGTGAATGAATGCTTGGTTAATAATGGTGGATGTTCCCATATCTGCAAAGACCTAGTTATAGGCTACGAATGTGACTGTGCAGCTGGGTTTGAACTGATAGACAGAAAAACCTGTGGAG ATATTGACGAATGCCAAAATCCGGGAATCTGCAGTCAAATTTGTATCAACTTAAAAGGCGGTTACAAGTGTGAATGTAGTCGTGGCTATCAAATGGATCTTGCCACTGGCGTGTGCAAGGCAGTAG GGAAAGAACCAAGTCTGATCTTCACGAATCGAAGAGACATCAGGAAGATTGGCTTAGAGCGGAAAGAATATATCCAACTGGTGGAACAGCTAAGAAACACCGTGGCTCTTGATGCTGACATTGCTGCTCAGAAACTGTTCTGGGCTGACCTAAGCCAAAAGGCCATCTTCAG TGCCTCAATTGATGACAAGGTTGGTAGACATGTTAAAATGATCGACAATGTCTATAATCCTGCAGCCATTGCTGTTGATTGGGTGTACAAGACCATCTACTGGACTGATGCGGCTTCTAAGACTATTTCAGTAGCTACCCTAGACGGAACCAAGAGGAAGTTCCTGTTTAACTCGGACTTGCGAGAGCCTGCCTCCATAGCTGTGGACCCGTTGTCTGG CTTTGTTTACTGGTCAGACTGGGGTGAACCAGCTAAAATAGAGAAAGCAGGaatgaatggatttgatagacGGCCGCTGGTGACAGTGGACATCCAGTGGCCTAACGGAATTACACTTG ACCTTATAAAGAGCCGCCTCTATTGGCTTGACTCCAAGTTGCACATGTTATCCAGTGTAGACTTGAACGGCCAAGATCGTAGGATAGTGCTGAAGTCTCTGGAGTTCCTAGCTCATCCTCTCGCACTAACAATATTTGAG GATCGTGTCTACTGGATAGATGGGGAAAATGAAGCAGTCTATGGTGCCAATAAATTCACTGGATCGGAGCTGGCCACTCTAGTTAACAACCTTAACGATGCCCAAGACATCATTGTCTATCATGAACTCGTACAGCCAGCAG GTAAAAATTGGTGTGAAGAAGACATGGAGAATGGAGGATGTGAATACCTATGCTTGCCAGCACCACAGATTAATGATCACTCTCCAAAATATACCTGTTCCTGTCCCAATGGGTACAACCTGGAGGAAAATGGCCGGCAGTGCCAAC GGATCAACGTGACCACAGCAGTATCGGAGGTCAGCATTCCCCCAAAAGGGACTTCTGCTGCCTGGGCCATCCTTCCCCTCT CGCTCTTAGCAATGGCAGCAGTAGGTGGCTACTTGATGTGGCGGAATTGGCAACACAAGAACATGAAAAGCATGAACTTTGACAATCCTGTGTACTTGAAGACCACTGAAGAGGACCTGTCAATAGACATTGGTAGACACAGTGCTTCTGTTGGACACACATACCCAGCA ATATCAGTTGTAAGCACAGACGATGATCTAGCTTGA
- the VLDLR gene encoding very low-density lipoprotein receptor isoform X2, which yields MGTSARWTLWLLLALCWASREIGATGAGRKAKCEPSQFQCTNGRCITLLWKCDGDEDCADGSDEKNCVKKTCAESDFVCNNGQCVPNRWQCDGDPDCEDGSDESPEQCHMRTCRINEISCGARSTQCIPVSWRCDGENDCDSGEDEENCGNITCSPDEFTCFSGRCISRNFVCNGQDDCNDGSDELDCAPPTCGAHEFQCSTSSCIPNSWVCDDDADCSDQSDESLEQCGRQPVIHAKCPASEIQCGSGECIHKKWRCDGDPDCKDGSDEVNCPSRTCRPDQFECEDGSCIHGSRQCNGIRDCVDGSDEVNCKNVNQCLGPGKFKCRSGECIDISKVCNQEQDCRDWSDEPLKECNVNECLVNNGGCSHICKDLVIGYECDCAAGFELIDRKTCGGKEPSLIFTNRRDIRKIGLERKEYIQLVEQLRNTVALDADIAAQKLFWADLSQKAIFSASIDDKVGRHVKMIDNVYNPAAIAVDWVYKTIYWTDAASKTISVATLDGTKRKFLFNSDLREPASIAVDPLSGFVYWSDWGEPAKIEKAGMNGFDRRPLVTVDIQWPNGITLDLIKSRLYWLDSKLHMLSSVDLNGQDRRIVLKSLEFLAHPLALTIFEDRVYWIDGENEAVYGANKFTGSELATLVNNLNDAQDIIVYHELVQPAGKNWCEEDMENGGCEYLCLPAPQINDHSPKYTCSCPNGYNLEENGRQCQRINVTTAVSEVSIPPKGTSAAWAILPLSLLAMAAVGGYLMWRNWQHKNMKSMNFDNPVYLKTTEEDLSIDIGRHSASVGHTYPAISVVSTDDDLA from the exons TGAAGAAGACATGTGCTGAGTCTGACTTCGTGTGTAACAATGGCCAGTGTGTTCCCAACCGATGGCAGTGTGATGGGGATCCTGACTGTGAAGATGGTTCTGATGAAAGCCCAGAACAGTGCC ATATGAGAACATGCCGCATAAATGAAATCAGCTGTGGCGCCCGTTCTACTCAGTGTATCCCAGTGTCCTGGAGATGTGATGGTGAAAATGATTGTGACAGTGGAGAAGATGAAGAAAACTGTG GCAACATAACGTGTAGCCCTGATGAGTTCACTTGCTTCAGTGGCCGCTGCATCTCCAGGAATTTTGTGTGCAATGGTCAGGATGACTGTAACGATGGCAGCGATGAGCTGGACTGTGCCCCACCGACCTGTGGCGCCCACGAGTTCCAGTGCAGCACGTCCTCCTGCATCCCCAACAGCTGGGTGTGTGACGATGATGCAGACTGCTCAGACCAGTCGGATGAGTCCCTTGAGCAGTGTGGCCGCCAGCCAGTGATACACGCCAAGTGCCCGGCCAGCGAGATCCAGTGTGGCTCTGGCGAGTGCATCCACAAGAAGTGGCGATGTGACGGGGATCCTGACTGCAAAGACGGCAGCGATGAGGTCAACTGTC CTTCTCGAACCTGCAGACCTGACCAATTTGAGTGTGAGGATGGTAGCTGCATCCACGGCAGCAGGCAGTGTAACGGGATCCGAGACTGTGTTGATGGTTCTGATGAAGTCAACTGCAAAAATG TCAATCAGTGTCTGGGCCCTGGAAAATTCAAGTGCAGAAGCGGGGAATGCATAGATATCAGTAAAGTTTGTAACCAGGAGCAGGACTGCAGGGACTGGAGTGACGAGCCCCTGAAAGAATGCA ATGTGAATGAATGCTTGGTTAATAATGGTGGATGTTCCCATATCTGCAAAGACCTAGTTATAGGCTACGAATGTGACTGTGCAGCTGGGTTTGAACTGATAGACAGAAAAACCTGTGGAG GGAAAGAACCAAGTCTGATCTTCACGAATCGAAGAGACATCAGGAAGATTGGCTTAGAGCGGAAAGAATATATCCAACTGGTGGAACAGCTAAGAAACACCGTGGCTCTTGATGCTGACATTGCTGCTCAGAAACTGTTCTGGGCTGACCTAAGCCAAAAGGCCATCTTCAG TGCCTCAATTGATGACAAGGTTGGTAGACATGTTAAAATGATCGACAATGTCTATAATCCTGCAGCCATTGCTGTTGATTGGGTGTACAAGACCATCTACTGGACTGATGCGGCTTCTAAGACTATTTCAGTAGCTACCCTAGACGGAACCAAGAGGAAGTTCCTGTTTAACTCGGACTTGCGAGAGCCTGCCTCCATAGCTGTGGACCCGTTGTCTGG CTTTGTTTACTGGTCAGACTGGGGTGAACCAGCTAAAATAGAGAAAGCAGGaatgaatggatttgatagacGGCCGCTGGTGACAGTGGACATCCAGTGGCCTAACGGAATTACACTTG ACCTTATAAAGAGCCGCCTCTATTGGCTTGACTCCAAGTTGCACATGTTATCCAGTGTAGACTTGAACGGCCAAGATCGTAGGATAGTGCTGAAGTCTCTGGAGTTCCTAGCTCATCCTCTCGCACTAACAATATTTGAG GATCGTGTCTACTGGATAGATGGGGAAAATGAAGCAGTCTATGGTGCCAATAAATTCACTGGATCGGAGCTGGCCACTCTAGTTAACAACCTTAACGATGCCCAAGACATCATTGTCTATCATGAACTCGTACAGCCAGCAG GTAAAAATTGGTGTGAAGAAGACATGGAGAATGGAGGATGTGAATACCTATGCTTGCCAGCACCACAGATTAATGATCACTCTCCAAAATATACCTGTTCCTGTCCCAATGGGTACAACCTGGAGGAAAATGGCCGGCAGTGCCAAC GGATCAACGTGACCACAGCAGTATCGGAGGTCAGCATTCCCCCAAAAGGGACTTCTGCTGCCTGGGCCATCCTTCCCCTCT CGCTCTTAGCAATGGCAGCAGTAGGTGGCTACTTGATGTGGCGGAATTGGCAACACAAGAACATGAAAAGCATGAACTTTGACAATCCTGTGTACTTGAAGACCACTGAAGAGGACCTGTCAATAGACATTGGTAGACACAGTGCTTCTGTTGGACACACATACCCAGCA ATATCAGTTGTAAGCACAGACGATGATCTAGCTTGA